A DNA window from Shewanella baltica contains the following coding sequences:
- the dptH gene encoding DNA phosphorothioation-dependent restriction protein DptH encodes MSVKPFETFLVEQFLGKAGTVIEAGFRYQFKSPDSENSIRLYQALIALKAGDISSDHGVLLPYLQLGSCKVVPVIQSEQPHESMGFTENYISLLRDEVAGQEGFLKGFALLIIHNSLLDTVINSAEDLSQPGQVWNTEEIKRALKGLIDQQDTGRGVSQCLLDDQFDAILDDGATMFGFEALYNAVRDGDLRFNELGMLNDPQIVLYEGQPAQLRRRLAENRALYEELSFEVEHFGDQLEERLKSFGEKFIREHFSETDSWKNVDFQRYLDEMKRNSTQQLILEDEQGIKGMTVIARNKSESKAGMRDRHIIIELDNEVNEYELKFNFAGANNLDKSQFSLKPAKGIKVDYLISARNNPLHGCSATLKATYAHEPQFFNLQLKRENKSEVYNFRCLVVRKGEFYIEPIKNLFLIEPAKMRLTLNMDENKLQIIKGGTKALSLFDAKQVVNKAEYDLVDFEALANESDEIDFIVQSGENQLCFNVEGAVATDSLTIPLLLNRGRYHKLFKNDYNGELLYQKGKVSLDNSEFVVPGLRLKLLRWEQDFVDNRIVAQLDSKPIELSQLLAVDDNIHSAYQDLFEYLSTHNTIPSLVSWGVDFTAIVSRLVDAYLSFFEAIPTGGMLSSAQKLAIKIGNIAADGEEYYSPYHPLLLAYNLYLSQTMQRDSSFESLPDVTFERLSATGLLPYVYHPLYGFAYNQRVRENAFWLRSVPQEKSALTFVRKLVKEKLDEFQLAFTQLFSGNDNSILVNAVNQDAANELFLGLVDYIRTNMDKSAAIHVNLYDDDLSFNAFDRFAETANYDELKEWLELNKGKARETADTVIDLLRTRLTYSKFTNAQGDSAGQAYAHLTFFRNNNKVDCTSIAIDSMVSGIACDGLLAGEASKSDNGSYLTGFGLQGVEYSDLPHLKMAKYIGSLIKPALQPNTPYQGTDAVVIAVNEDFKTLLKRSYESSIWTTIIDPKVTLDFFHSNEDVVLIHYSDQYTSSASYDAITVTAQTQLFERVIQQGDGGRLNEFNAFNGDWLLKMMTCTPKVNKERKGIIGAYKFIVSLLHQSDITWVPLSVGEMIRVAGNIGLKISESDFSCRLNGYVKGAISDDVLLVGFKAQQIYLLPLEVKTGATPNYQKAVAQAKELLRYMSADILGKSTVAGKLHRGLFMRQVLMQIDKYRLYNVFNPGYFDGLLAEKEQWLKGDYALACIANYPAGFVVSHLESDAVFEPDYQLVDGILRIDLPMAILKTLVETPLQQLLTTTDIAKLCHVPTKYMLTRDYSGVPIDTIEDETEVPSAGDKSTLPNVNTDETENIDKKTQQESEPTISTQRLNTATSGHLSVLFGHNATTEAPLNWEPTNTAKFMNTNTGIIGTMGTGKTQFTKSVITQLHRNQADNVNGAPIGMLVFDYKSDYVDDKFIDATQAKKYKLHKLPYNPLSLYGDTPMLPVHTARGFSETMGKAFNLGQKQQLRLRKLVGEAYELAGINKSDSSTWQKLAPTIADVWELFIETEPDEDSLYAALESLYELEIFEDKNAQCMSLYDLISGITVVELAGYPSEVQNLVVALTLDLFYSQMQKHGKPEVVGDFRQITKLVLVDEADNFMSQNFPSLRKILKEGREYGVGVVLSTQDITHFQTGENDYSSYVMTWVVHRVAKIKPQDIKAIFSVNEKSEQERLMETINKLEKHNSLYIDGAKKLQKMRDRAFWEL; translated from the coding sequence ATGTCCGTAAAACCATTTGAGACATTTTTGGTTGAACAATTTTTAGGCAAGGCAGGCACGGTTATTGAGGCAGGCTTCCGTTACCAATTTAAATCGCCCGATAGTGAAAACAGTATTCGTTTGTACCAAGCGTTAATCGCCTTGAAAGCGGGTGATATTTCGTCAGATCACGGAGTCTTACTACCTTATCTTCAGCTTGGTAGCTGTAAAGTTGTACCTGTGATCCAAAGTGAGCAACCACATGAATCAATGGGGTTTACCGAAAATTATATTTCCTTATTACGTGATGAAGTTGCGGGACAAGAAGGTTTTTTAAAGGGCTTCGCGCTGCTCATTATTCACAACAGTTTGCTCGATACAGTTATTAACTCCGCAGAAGACTTATCTCAACCAGGTCAGGTGTGGAATACCGAGGAAATTAAGCGTGCATTAAAGGGACTGATAGATCAGCAAGATACTGGCAGAGGTGTCTCACAGTGTCTACTTGACGATCAGTTTGATGCCATTTTAGATGATGGCGCCACCATGTTTGGTTTTGAAGCTTTATATAACGCGGTGCGCGATGGTGATTTGCGTTTTAACGAGTTAGGAATGCTTAATGACCCACAAATTGTGCTTTATGAAGGTCAACCTGCTCAGCTTCGTCGCCGTCTGGCTGAAAACAGAGCCTTATACGAAGAGTTGAGTTTTGAGGTTGAGCATTTTGGTGATCAGCTTGAGGAACGGTTGAAATCCTTTGGTGAAAAATTTATCCGCGAACACTTTTCCGAGACTGATAGCTGGAAAAACGTCGATTTTCAACGTTATTTGGATGAAATGAAGCGTAATTCTACTCAGCAGTTGATACTGGAAGATGAGCAAGGCATTAAGGGGATGACCGTTATTGCTCGCAATAAATCTGAATCCAAAGCAGGTATGCGCGATAGGCATATCATTATCGAACTTGATAATGAGGTGAATGAATACGAGCTTAAGTTTAATTTTGCTGGTGCAAATAATCTCGATAAGAGTCAGTTCAGCCTTAAACCTGCTAAGGGCATAAAAGTTGATTACCTAATCAGTGCCAGAAATAATCCACTGCATGGATGTAGCGCAACGCTAAAGGCGACGTATGCACATGAGCCGCAGTTTTTTAACCTGCAGTTAAAGCGTGAAAATAAGTCCGAGGTTTATAACTTCCGCTGCTTAGTTGTGCGTAAAGGTGAGTTTTACATCGAGCCGATTAAAAACTTGTTTTTGATTGAGCCAGCTAAAATGCGCCTCACGCTTAATATGGATGAAAACAAGCTGCAAATAATTAAAGGCGGTACAAAAGCCTTGTCATTATTTGATGCAAAACAGGTGGTCAATAAAGCGGAATATGATTTAGTCGATTTTGAAGCTCTAGCAAATGAGTCTGATGAAATCGATTTTATTGTGCAGTCGGGTGAAAATCAGCTTTGTTTTAACGTTGAAGGCGCTGTGGCAACCGATTCATTAACGATACCACTGCTGCTTAATCGAGGGCGTTACCACAAGCTATTTAAAAATGACTATAACGGTGAGCTGTTATACCAAAAAGGCAAGGTTAGCTTGGATAACAGCGAATTCGTTGTCCCAGGATTGCGCCTAAAATTACTGCGTTGGGAACAAGATTTTGTTGATAATCGTATTGTTGCGCAGCTCGATAGTAAGCCAATTGAACTGAGTCAATTGCTGGCAGTAGACGATAACATTCACAGCGCTTACCAAGACCTATTCGAATATCTATCAACCCACAACACGATTCCATCATTAGTGTCTTGGGGAGTTGATTTCACCGCAATCGTTTCTCGACTCGTGGATGCCTATTTAAGTTTTTTTGAAGCCATACCCACAGGCGGTATGCTTTCAAGCGCACAAAAATTAGCAATTAAAATCGGGAACATCGCGGCAGATGGTGAAGAGTACTATTCGCCTTACCATCCTTTATTGCTGGCCTATAACCTCTATCTTAGCCAAACAATGCAACGAGATAGTAGCTTCGAAAGCTTACCCGATGTGACCTTTGAGCGACTGTCAGCAACAGGTTTACTGCCTTATGTTTATCATCCCTTATATGGCTTTGCCTATAACCAAAGGGTCAGAGAAAACGCTTTTTGGCTGCGCAGTGTGCCACAAGAAAAAAGTGCACTGACCTTTGTGCGAAAACTGGTGAAAGAAAAGCTAGATGAGTTTCAGCTTGCCTTTACTCAACTATTTAGTGGCAATGACAACAGCATTTTAGTGAATGCCGTTAACCAAGATGCCGCAAATGAGCTGTTTTTAGGCTTGGTCGATTACATTCGCACAAATATGGATAAGTCGGCTGCGATTCACGTTAACCTGTACGATGATGATCTATCGTTTAACGCCTTTGACCGCTTTGCTGAAACAGCAAACTATGATGAATTAAAAGAATGGCTTGAACTTAATAAAGGTAAAGCCCGTGAGACAGCAGATACGGTGATTGATCTGCTACGTACCCGCCTGACTTACAGTAAATTTACCAATGCCCAAGGTGACTCTGCTGGGCAAGCCTATGCACATTTAACCTTTTTCCGAAATAACAATAAGGTTGATTGCACCAGTATCGCTATCGACAGCATGGTTTCGGGGATTGCCTGCGATGGTTTATTGGCGGGTGAGGCTTCAAAGAGTGATAACGGTTCTTATCTAACCGGCTTTGGCTTGCAGGGGGTTGAATACAGCGATTTACCACACCTGAAAATGGCTAAATATATTGGTTCACTAATCAAGCCAGCACTGCAGCCAAATACGCCTTATCAAGGGACTGACGCAGTCGTTATTGCGGTCAATGAAGATTTTAAAACCTTGCTAAAGCGTTCATACGAGAGCTCTATTTGGACCACGATTATTGACCCTAAAGTCACCTTGGACTTTTTCCACAGTAATGAAGATGTGGTGCTGATCCATTACTCTGACCAATACACCAGTTCAGCCAGTTATGATGCGATTACTGTTACGGCACAAACCCAGTTATTTGAGCGCGTAATACAGCAGGGGGATGGTGGCAGACTCAATGAGTTCAACGCCTTCAATGGTGATTGGTTACTTAAGATGATGACCTGTACACCAAAGGTGAACAAAGAGCGCAAGGGAATTATTGGCGCCTACAAGTTTATTGTGAGTCTTTTGCACCAATCCGATATCACTTGGGTGCCATTGTCTGTAGGCGAGATGATACGCGTAGCAGGTAACATCGGTCTGAAGATTTCAGAAAGTGATTTTTCGTGCAGGCTGAATGGTTACGTTAAAGGGGCGATATCTGACGATGTACTTTTGGTTGGCTTTAAAGCGCAGCAAATCTATTTATTGCCGCTTGAGGTGAAAACGGGCGCTACGCCTAATTATCAAAAGGCTGTCGCTCAGGCTAAAGAGTTACTCCGTTATATGAGCGCTGATATTCTGGGGAAATCAACGGTTGCAGGAAAGTTGCACCGTGGTTTATTTATGCGCCAAGTATTGATGCAGATTGATAAATATCGTCTCTATAACGTCTTTAATCCTGGGTATTTTGACGGATTGCTTGCCGAAAAAGAGCAGTGGTTAAAAGGCGATTACGCACTTGCTTGCATCGCTAACTATCCTGCAGGCTTTGTGGTCAGCCACCTTGAAAGTGATGCGGTATTCGAACCTGACTATCAGCTGGTAGATGGCATTCTGCGTATCGATTTACCCATGGCCATTCTTAAAACTTTGGTTGAAACACCACTGCAGCAGCTGTTAACAACAACGGATATCGCAAAACTTTGCCATGTTCCAACAAAGTATATGTTAACAAGGGATTACAGCGGAGTTCCGATAGATACCATAGAGGACGAAACCGAAGTTCCCAGCGCAGGCGATAAATCCACGCTGCCAAATGTAAATACTGATGAGACTGAGAATATTGATAAAAAAACTCAGCAAGAGTCTGAGCCTACGATATCCACGCAAAGGCTAAATACTGCCACGAGTGGGCATTTGTCGGTGCTGTTTGGCCATAATGCCACTACCGAAGCGCCGTTAAATTGGGAGCCAACCAATACTGCCAAATTTATGAATACCAATACGGGCATCATTGGCACTATGGGCACAGGTAAAACTCAGTTCACCAAGTCGGTCATTACTCAATTGCATCGCAATCAAGCCGACAATGTTAACGGTGCGCCTATTGGCATGTTGGTCTTCGATTACAAGTCTGACTATGTGGATGATAAGTTTATAGACGCCACTCAGGCTAAGAAGTACAAGCTTCACAAGCTTCCCTATAACCCATTGAGTTTATACGGCGATACGCCGATGCTGCCGGTGCACACCGCACGTGGCTTTTCAGAAACTATGGGTAAAGCCTTTAACTTGGGGCAAAAGCAGCAGTTAAGACTTCGCAAGCTGGTTGGCGAGGCCTACGAGCTTGCGGGGATCAATAAATCTGACTCAAGCACATGGCAAAAACTTGCCCCGACCATAGCCGATGTGTGGGAGCTGTTTATTGAAACCGAACCCGATGAAGACTCACTCTATGCCGCGCTCGAAAGTTTGTATGAGCTCGAGATTTTTGAAGACAAAAATGCCCAATGCATGAGTCTATATGATCTCATTAGCGGTATTACTGTTGTAGAGCTGGCGGGATATCCCTCTGAGGTTCAAAACCTAGTGGTGGCGTTAACCTTAGATCTGTTTTATTCGCAAATGCAAAAGCATGGTAAGCCTGAAGTTGTTGGTGATTTTCGTCAAATCACCAAACTTGTGCTTGTGGATGAGGCCGATAACTTTATGTCGCAAAACTTCCCCAGCCTTCGCAAAATCCTTAAAGAAGGGCGCGAATATGGTGTTGGCGTAGTGCTCTCTACTCAGGATATTACTCACTTCCAAACCGGAGAAAATGATTATTCCAGTTATGTGATGACTTGGGTTGTGCACCGCGTTGCTAAAATTAAACCTCAAGATATTAAAGCCATTTTCAGTGTTAACGAAAAATCAGAGCAAGAAAGACTCATGGAAACCATTAATAAGCTTGAAAAGCATAACAGCTTATATATTGATGGTGCCAAGAAACTACAGAAAATGCGGGATAGAGCGTTTTGGGAGTTGTAG
- the dptF gene encoding DNA phosphorothioation-dependent restriction protein DptF, which translates to MKLIDALSILSKSSPFAVSTDRVSESTLSTFKKYIYIQTDIEADFKTKLMQCKPGQIIFLCGSSGDGKSEILTQYKNQWKSKIDFHLDATHSFNPDQTAINTLDERFTQFKASGRPLVVGINIGMLGNYAEEGSEEHVEITQAIKSFLSGRREDIPSKYVFLDFEDYPKFSLSEAGNTSDFALQLIKRLTELTLDNPFYALHQNQVQKNGHDSVTANFSLLALPAVQQSVIDLLLKARLIKDQFLTARALLDFLYQILAMKGYLFDNLFSGGDNELLQHIKTFDPSNLHTRNIDEFVLQYGLGVTGEDFELLKIQLKPLGVYELKSAASCLRLAYILRNDVSISSGFIDSFKADFNNILVDQYSSIWLLHKNFDGSGKQKKELNSFYKETLIAAVHRYCNRHAHTLDKDAYFISEYNGFKTAVELEVKPNFVAISQNASNKIGAFAAQLLVDDKPLKTMPISMNLFGLLQRITQGYRPNKHDKNAVLLLDEVIEQIVSVANKKETLLILKSDKRYKVTNQDNEYFEVSGL; encoded by the coding sequence TTGAAGCTCATTGACGCATTGTCTATTCTGTCCAAATCCTCACCATTTGCTGTGAGTACTGATAGAGTTTCCGAAAGTACCCTGTCGACTTTTAAAAAGTATATCTATATCCAGACTGACATCGAAGCTGATTTTAAAACCAAGCTGATGCAGTGTAAGCCCGGACAGATTATCTTTCTGTGTGGCTCCAGTGGTGATGGCAAGTCAGAAATCCTCACCCAGTATAAAAATCAATGGAAATCAAAAATAGACTTCCATTTAGATGCTACCCACAGCTTTAATCCCGACCAAACTGCTATTAATACCCTTGATGAGCGTTTTACACAGTTTAAAGCGTCAGGCCGTCCATTGGTGGTTGGGATTAACATCGGGATGTTAGGTAATTACGCTGAGGAAGGAAGTGAAGAACACGTCGAAATAACTCAAGCCATTAAGTCTTTTTTGTCTGGTCGTCGGGAAGATATACCAAGCAAGTATGTGTTTTTGGATTTTGAAGATTACCCTAAGTTTTCGCTCTCTGAGGCAGGGAATACTTCCGATTTTGCATTGCAACTTATTAAGCGGTTAACTGAGCTAACTCTTGATAATCCATTCTATGCGCTGCACCAAAATCAAGTTCAAAAGAATGGGCATGACAGTGTGACGGCTAATTTCTCCTTGCTAGCATTACCAGCGGTGCAACAGTCGGTGATTGATCTCCTGCTTAAAGCTAGGCTGATAAAAGACCAATTTTTAACAGCGCGTGCCTTATTGGATTTTTTGTATCAAATATTGGCAATGAAAGGTTATTTATTCGACAACTTATTTTCAGGTGGCGACAACGAACTTTTACAACATATAAAAACCTTTGACCCCAGTAATTTACATACCCGAAATATCGATGAATTTGTCTTGCAATATGGTTTGGGGGTAACGGGAGAAGATTTTGAACTACTCAAAATTCAATTAAAACCTCTAGGTGTTTACGAATTAAAGTCAGCAGCATCCTGTTTACGACTAGCTTATATACTCCGTAATGATGTCAGTATTAGTTCAGGATTTATTGATTCATTTAAGGCTGATTTCAATAATATCCTTGTTGACCAATATTCCTCTATCTGGTTGTTACATAAGAATTTTGATGGCTCAGGTAAGCAAAAAAAGGAATTGAATTCTTTTTACAAGGAAACCTTGATTGCAGCAGTGCATCGATATTGTAACCGTCATGCGCATACACTTGATAAAGATGCTTACTTTATTAGCGAATACAACGGTTTTAAAACAGCGGTTGAGTTGGAAGTTAAACCAAATTTCGTTGCGATCTCACAAAATGCCTCAAATAAAATAGGCGCATTTGCTGCTCAACTCCTCGTTGATGATAAACCACTCAAAACTATGCCAATCAGCATGAATCTATTTGGGCTTTTGCAGCGCATAACCCAAGGTTACCGTCCAAATAAACATGATAAAAATGCGGTCTTATTGCTGGATGAAGTGATTGAGCAAATAGTGTCTGTCGCCAATAAAAAGGAAACACTGTTGATCCTTAAGTCCGACAAAAGATACAAGGTAACCAATCAAGACAATGAGTATTTTGAAGTGAGTGGACTCTGA
- the dptG gene encoding DNA phosphorothioation-dependent restriction protein DptG — protein MMTDKFTMPINAELPQTEKDIPNKNSLNSYLPIRTKGNDFEWDAVIGLVLRGLLRKKVEKYEYEQFVTDCQNTLQEKLGEEAFWDVLREMYFDNKDIFAVSPELLLFRAQKDLINAGDSRIASMFTNLAGGQKIESFNGNLNFLEREMLETLRRKMKDDSAFEPSERPYLPFLSKVFRKDLRFLASRPKYLLSEIEHFLSFYGFTYTAQLSLSLLSWRSGEEPSAKPLYFIMDHERASNERSHVRNHGYVMFKASAERLFPMLTMLELLQLKDVEKRPLWEITRDVIDCQLDLKPKLEAFAHAFRSQRQLDTEFIRSESSLDWLENIMKLAMAQFNVGERLNINKKYVQEVETHLAANFVQSRGRSGRVLVLNQDHIILLTNIVVGDEEKLRFHDLLEEFKLRGIFVDKQTEQELIKFYERIGNVERMSDSGDAVYVRKTI, from the coding sequence ATGATGACAGATAAATTTACGATGCCGATAAACGCTGAGTTACCACAAACAGAAAAAGACATACCCAACAAAAATAGCTTGAATAGCTATTTGCCGATTAGAACAAAGGGCAATGATTTTGAATGGGATGCTGTTATTGGCCTAGTGTTACGTGGGTTGCTGCGCAAAAAAGTTGAAAAATACGAATACGAGCAGTTTGTCACCGATTGCCAAAATACACTGCAAGAGAAACTAGGCGAAGAAGCCTTTTGGGATGTACTTAGGGAGATGTACTTTGATAATAAAGACATCTTTGCCGTGAGCCCGGAGTTATTACTATTTCGTGCCCAAAAAGATCTCATTAATGCCGGCGATAGCAGGATTGCATCTATGTTTACCAATCTCGCGGGAGGGCAAAAGATTGAATCCTTCAATGGAAATCTAAATTTTCTTGAGCGAGAGATGCTAGAAACCTTACGCCGCAAAATGAAGGATGATAGTGCGTTTGAACCTTCTGAGCGTCCTTATTTACCTTTTTTATCCAAAGTATTCCGTAAAGACTTACGGTTTTTGGCAAGTCGTCCGAAGTACTTGCTGAGTGAAATTGAGCATTTTTTGTCTTTCTACGGTTTCACATATACCGCGCAACTGAGTTTGTCACTGCTTTCTTGGCGTTCGGGTGAAGAGCCAAGTGCTAAACCACTGTACTTTATCATGGATCATGAGCGTGCCAGTAACGAGCGAAGCCATGTAAGAAACCATGGATACGTTATGTTCAAAGCGTCAGCAGAACGCTTATTTCCTATGTTGACCATGCTGGAGTTACTCCAACTCAAAGATGTCGAAAAACGTCCATTATGGGAAATTACCCGAGATGTGATTGACTGCCAATTAGATTTAAAGCCTAAGTTGGAAGCTTTTGCGCATGCGTTTAGGAGTCAAAGACAACTGGATACTGAGTTTATCCGCTCAGAATCTTCGTTAGATTGGCTTGAAAACATCATGAAGCTTGCGATGGCGCAGTTTAACGTCGGTGAGCGCCTCAATATTAATAAAAAATACGTACAGGAAGTTGAAACCCATCTTGCGGCTAATTTTGTCCAATCGAGAGGACGCTCAGGAAGAGTTCTGGTCCTCAATCAAGACCACATCATATTGCTGACCAATATTGTTGTTGGCGATGAAGAGAAGCTTCGCTTCCATGATTTACTGGAAGAATTCAAATTGCGTGGCATTTTCGTCGATAAGCAAACCGAGCAAGAGCTGATTAAATTTTACGAGCGCATAGGTAACGTGGAGCGCATGAGCGACAGTGGAGACGCAGTATATGTCCGTAAAACCATTTGA
- a CDS encoding helix-turn-helix domain-containing protein codes for MIKYNLKALIAKKAASESRKITLDEVANAAGVNKAAISKMASNVNYSTTTRTLDALCMYFDCKVEDIIEHVKS; via the coding sequence ATGATTAAATATAACTTAAAGGCGTTAATAGCTAAGAAAGCTGCATCAGAAAGCAGAAAAATTACACTTGATGAAGTAGCCAATGCGGCTGGGGTAAATAAAGCAGCCATTTCAAAGATGGCGTCAAATGTAAATTACTCAACTACCACACGTACACTAGATGCCTTATGTATGTACTTTGACTGTAAAGTTGAAGATATTATCGAACATGTGAAATCCTGA
- the dndE gene encoding DNA sulfur modification protein DndE — MLPNRMNLTQTTEEHLKKLKANTGVTPNVSARIAFFRSIESDFRYAGTEAKLNGSLVLDKITWLGDTAELTELLLKMYYPNQDAKQLQQAWAAHVADGVASLRNHTRLLQLSDNI, encoded by the coding sequence ATGCTACCCAATCGTATGAACCTTACTCAGACCACTGAAGAGCATTTGAAAAAGCTAAAGGCCAATACTGGGGTAACACCCAATGTCTCAGCCAGAATTGCCTTTTTTCGCTCAATTGAGTCTGATTTCCGCTATGCTGGCACGGAAGCAAAGCTTAATGGCAGCTTAGTGCTGGATAAAATCACTTGGTTAGGCGATACCGCGGAGCTTACAGAATTGCTTCTAAAAATGTATTACCCAAACCAAGATGCCAAACAATTGCAGCAAGCTTGGGCAGCACATGTGGCAGATGGTGTGGCTTCGTTAAGAAATCATACACGACTATTACAATTATCTGACAATATTTAG
- a CDS encoding DNA sulfur modification protein DndB has translation MRRTNIDKYKYNFERVGSFGVFRSNGSAPVEFIMSTMSIDEIANLSFARDISSGLNFDYLIQRDIDQDRALSEISRYITSTEGDIQKEVVFLPPLLVAVVETDTENNLVNYYPDSNFDENQDEYGETYLREWPGLFKVTNFGSKSGVDISFVTVEHGISDKKIDIGQAKIEVYLTKKKVRGGKLVVIDGQHRLYALEHLRAHSYSKVKDIVVPVCIIYAANSCHGLNNDADIQPSIPSFMRSLFVDVNSTVERVSGHFLTLLQDNTLGSIICRDFCNELLKDPELGVNALALVEWNTKNHKESLTITREHTLTSIGVLNSGFEESFKSDSGIKLISDVIGLRDNINEFSFGLDEYNQENVMPKDFPWRDFSLQHKEKLTKLVNSSITIFLKRVFFGVKHYEIAFNYFTIDLDRFINKVIENRDPHCESAEVVKCHLLFNDPISGDDKSAKSLLARFLDEYKQHRDEILPEIARKTIYQKAIIESWCKLLELLIPRGIPVDTVSEVLCKLVESSLDDNAAILNVNNPHIQGTVFDGSRIKVTKESKKQISRLILLKLLDLKFTRYFNFTDVIENALVNFGVKEFSLYYGRMIKDKKSNFIKTYKSNFSLSSYDREILLAAEEKRDQDLKVAKSSASKIEASKEFDTLVMGILNTEFELADKSLSSYLGEDNSWIVYTLNGFEDE, from the coding sequence ATGCGAAGAACAAATATAGATAAATATAAATATAATTTCGAAAGGGTCGGATCTTTTGGTGTTTTTAGAAGTAATGGTTCAGCTCCGGTTGAATTCATTATGTCCACAATGTCAATCGATGAAATTGCAAACTTATCATTTGCAAGAGATATTAGTTCTGGTCTCAATTTCGATTATCTAATACAGAGAGATATTGATCAAGATAGAGCACTAAGTGAAATTAGTCGTTATATTACCTCCACCGAAGGTGATATACAAAAAGAGGTTGTTTTTCTTCCTCCGCTATTGGTTGCTGTTGTAGAAACTGATACAGAAAATAATTTAGTAAACTACTATCCTGATAGTAACTTTGATGAAAATCAAGATGAGTATGGTGAAACTTATTTAAGAGAATGGCCAGGATTGTTCAAAGTCACCAATTTTGGTTCTAAGAGTGGAGTTGATATATCATTTGTGACAGTTGAACACGGCATTTCAGATAAAAAAATTGATATTGGCCAAGCAAAAATTGAAGTGTATTTAACCAAGAAAAAAGTTAGAGGTGGCAAACTAGTTGTTATTGATGGGCAACATAGGCTTTATGCTTTAGAGCATCTACGCGCACATAGTTACAGTAAAGTTAAAGATATTGTTGTACCGGTATGTATTATTTATGCGGCAAACTCTTGTCATGGGTTAAATAATGATGCAGACATACAACCATCTATACCTAGTTTTATGAGAAGTCTTTTTGTTGACGTTAACTCTACGGTCGAAAGAGTTAGTGGTCATTTCTTAACTCTTTTACAGGATAATACTCTAGGTTCAATTATATGTCGTGATTTTTGTAATGAGTTGTTAAAAGATCCCGAGCTTGGAGTTAATGCTTTAGCTTTAGTTGAGTGGAATACAAAAAATCACAAGGAGTCACTTACTATAACTAGAGAACATACTTTAACAAGTATTGGTGTTTTAAACTCTGGTTTTGAGGAGTCATTTAAATCTGATTCTGGTATAAAATTGATTTCAGATGTTATTGGCTTAAGAGATAATATTAATGAATTTAGTTTTGGACTTGATGAGTATAATCAAGAAAATGTTATGCCTAAAGATTTTCCTTGGCGAGATTTTTCTTTGCAACATAAAGAAAAATTAACAAAACTGGTTAATTCATCAATTACTATTTTCCTTAAAAGAGTATTTTTTGGCGTTAAACATTATGAAATTGCTTTTAATTATTTCACTATAGATTTAGACCGGTTTATTAACAAAGTTATAGAAAATAGGGATCCTCATTGTGAGTCCGCTGAGGTTGTCAAATGTCATCTCTTATTTAATGACCCTATTAGTGGAGATGATAAATCAGCCAAGTCATTATTAGCTAGATTTTTAGATGAGTATAAACAGCATCGGGATGAAATTCTTCCAGAGATTGCCAGAAAAACGATCTATCAAAAAGCTATCATTGAGAGTTGGTGTAAACTTTTGGAGTTGTTAATACCAAGAGGTATTCCTGTCGATACCGTATCTGAGGTTTTATGCAAACTTGTTGAATCATCATTAGATGATAATGCCGCAATACTAAATGTTAATAATCCACACATTCAAGGTACTGTATTTGATGGAAGTCGAATAAAAGTTACTAAAGAAAGCAAAAAACAGATTTCTAGGTTAATTCTTTTAAAATTATTGGATTTAAAGTTTACACGTTATTTTAATTTTACAGATGTTATTGAAAATGCACTTGTGAATTTTGGTGTAAAAGAGTTTAGTTTGTATTATGGCAGAATGATTAAAGATAAAAAATCAAATTTCATTAAGACCTATAAGTCCAACTTTTCTTTATCTAGCTATGACCGCGAAATACTACTAGCGGCGGAAGAAAAACGTGATCAAGACTTGAAGGTTGCAAAGAGTAGCGCCAGTAAAATCGAAGCATCTAAAGAATTCGATACACTAGTTATGGGTATTTTGAATACTGAGTTTGAATTGGCTGACAAATCATTATCTAGTTATCTGGGGGAGGATAATAGTTGGATTGTTTATACGCTAAATGGGTTTGAGGATGAGTAA